In one window of Neofelis nebulosa isolate mNeoNeb1 chromosome 15, mNeoNeb1.pri, whole genome shotgun sequence DNA:
- the LOC131496391 gene encoding T-cell surface glycoprotein CD1a-like, with protein sequence MMLLVQLVLLTVLVPGGDSDDDFQEPSSFRIILTISFYNHSRTRYHVSAWLDELQTHSWDSKKGIFVNKLPWSKGNFSNKELMEQERAIQAASIRIPLIFQDHVSQWQLEYPFQVQVVKGCEMPFGEAPVGFKRIAYEGSDLMSFHNMSWWPSPKGGRRAQQVCNLFNQYHVVNMRIQTHINDLCPRFLLALLDAGKAALQRQVKPEAWLSTGPSPGPGRLLLVCHVSGFYPKPVRVTWMQGEQERQSTRRSDVLPHADGTWYLQTSLDVEAREAAGLSCRVRHSSLGGQAMVLYWEQHRPVDLVFLVVLVPLVLLAGLAFWFWKRWKSHWRPQCTGLPLERDPSSPGPGRP encoded by the exons ATGATGCTGTTGGTGCAACTGGTCTTGCTCACGGTTCTCGTCCCAGGTGGTGACAGTGACGACG ACTTCCAGGAGCCGAGCTCCTTCCGAATCATCCTGACAATATCCTTTTACAATCATTCCCGGACGCGATATCACGTCTCAGCTTGGCTGGATGAGCTTCAGACTCATAGCTGGGACAGCAAGAAGGGAATTTTCGTGAACAAGCTCCCTTGGTCCAAGGGCAACTTCAGCAACAAGGAGCTGATGGAACAGGAAAGGGCAATACAGGCAGCTTCCATTAGAATTCCTCTGATATTTCAGGACCACGTCAGTCAATGGCAGCTTGAAT ATCCCTTTCAGGTTCAGGTGGTCAAAGGCTGTGAGATGCCCTTTGGAGAGGCACCAGTAGGATTTAAGCGGATTGCATATGAAGGATCAGATCTCATGAGCTTCCATAACATGTCATGGTGGCCATCtccaaagggaggaaggagggctcAGCAGGTCTGCAATCTATTCAATCAGTACCACGTGGTCAACATGAGAATACAGACACATATTAATGACCTCTGTCCCCGTTTCCTCTTGGCTTTACTTGATGCAGGGAAGGCAGCTCTGCAGCGACAAG TGAAGCCAGAGGCCTGGCTGTCCACTGGCCCCAGTCCGGGTCCTGGCCGTCTGCTCCTTGTGTGCCATGTCTCTGGTTTCTACCCAAAGCCCGTGCGGGTGACGTGGATGCAGggtgagcaggagaggcagagcaCCCGACGAAGCGACGTCTTGCCCCATGCTGACGGGACATGGTATCTTCAGACGTCCTTGGACGTGGAAGCCAGAGAGGCAGCTGGCCTGTCTTGCCGAGTGAGACACAGCAGTCTAGGAGGCCAGGCCATGGTCCTCTACTGGG AGCAGCACCGCCCCGTGGACTTGGTCTTCCTGGTGGTGCTGGTGCCCCTGGTGCTTCTGGCAGGTCTTGCATTCTGGTTCTGGAAGCGCTG GAAATCACACTGGAGACCTCAGTGCACTGGCCTCCCTTTGGAGAGAGATCCCAGCAGCCCAGGACCAGGACGTCCCTAA